The Paenibacillus sp. 481 DNA window AATAAATTGTGAAAGGGATCAAAGGTCTCTACTAACATGGCTACTAACCCCCTTTGTAGGCGTTCCAATATGGAGCTTGAATGTCCTTCAATACGTTCACCGAGTTAGCCAGCTTCGCTTGTTCGTCCTCATTTAATGAAAGCTCAACGATATCTTTTCTACCGGAGCGATTAATAATCGTTGGCACCCCAATATATACATCCCGATGACCATATTCTCCTTCTAAAAGAGAGCCAACAGACAACACCGCTTCTTCATTGTGTAAAATGGCCTTCGTTATTCTCGCCAGTCCCATGGCGATGCCGTAATAAGTAGCGCCTTTTGACTCGATAATTGTGTACGCTGCATCGCGAACTTGTACAAACAGGGCTTCTTTCTTTTCATCGGTTAAAGAAGGCGCAATAAGTTTGCCCGAGATGTTGGCCGAACTCCATACGGCCAGTTCCGAATCTCCATGCTCACCGATGATATAAGCATGAACACTTGTTGGAGCTACACCGAATTCCTCGCTCAACAAATAACGAAATCGAGCGGAGTCCAAAATGGTGCCTGAACCAATGACCCGTTCTTTCGGCAGGCCAGAAAATTTCCATGTTGCATATGCCAAAATATCTACGGGATTCGTAGCCACAATAAAGATGCCATTGAAGCCCGAAGCCATAACATCATTCACAATAGATTCAAAAATGGCCACGTTTTTGTTGACGAGGTCAAGGCGTGTTTCGCCGGGCTTTTGCGCTGCGCCAGCACAAATCACGACGATTGCGGCATCTTCGCAGTCTTGGTAAGTGCCGCAATGGATTTTTAGCGGAGTTGGAGCATACACAACGCCATGATTCAAATCCATGACATCACCTTTTGTCTTTGCTTCGTTTAGATCGATTAGTACTAATTCGTTACATATCCCTTGGTTCATCAAAGTAAAGGCGTAGCTCGATCCCACCGCACCTGTTCCAATCAAAACGACTTTATCTCCACGTGTTAAGTTGCTCATAGGTACCTCCCAATCACTTTCCATAAGTAGATGCTTGTCTGGTCATGGAATATTATGCACCACATGATTACAAATATACTTGGAGCGTAAGTCATGCATACTTTTTCACAGTTGTGCAATCCTGATAGGGTTACGTAAACTTTATTTTTATTAAAATGGGGTAAATATATTGAAGCAATGGTCAAGAGAAATTGAAATAAACAGTTCAATTGAACATGTATGGTCGTATCTAAATGGCTCGTTAGAACAAATGCAGAAGATTATGCCGCAGGTGGTGGATAATACTCCCGTCCACCTTACGGATGAAGTTGTCGGTAGTGTATACCGTCAAAAATATAAAGAAGGCAAGCGCATCGAGGAGTATGATGTCCATACCTTAGAATATTTAAATCAGGCAAACGATAAGAAAATGAAGATTGGATTCACATTGGCAAATATGTTCGAGATTACAGCTTTATATGAGCTGCACCGCGTAAATGATCAGACGACCAAGCTTAAATACACCGCAACGAATAAAGCATTGAAGTGGTATGCCAAGCTGTTTATGATTTTTGCAAATGAAAAGGTCGTTGTTACATTCCTGGAAAATGTAAAAAAGGTGGCTGAATCAGAAGCTCCTGCAAGTAGAACGTGAGTGCTGCCGTCACATATCATGCGGGGGAATAGAGGCTGAGAGGCATAGGGGCTTGTAACCAAGTCTCCAAGCTTGTCGACGAACCTCTGTTTGCTAAGACGAGGGATTCTCTTCATTGAGATAACGGCAAGCGGCTTCGCATTTATCAGCTGGTAGTCAGTTGATCCTTGTGCCCTAACCGTAGGTGGTCAGCTGATTCGCTGTGACTGCTCTCCTAACGGTCGCCACAGTTGTTATTTCAGCGAATATGAACCCATTCAACATTTAACGGTTATGACGGCGCTTATTACGATGAAAACGGCTGGATTTTGAATGGAGTTAGAGAAATAAGCTCATCTATAACCGTTAGGAATCAAAACGAAGCAAATCTGGCGATATAGCCACTATGGCAACCGTTAGGAACTCATTTTGCTTTCTCGACAGCCTGAGAGGCTTGTAACCAAGCCTCTAGTTCTTATTCGCTTTATAAATAAGCGAAACCATTTGCCCCATCCTCTTCATATCCGTTAAACGTAAAGTACTTGGCACCGTTCCTGTTGGGAAGAGTGGAATGCCTTCTCCGAGTACTTTCGGAATGATGGTGATCTCGAGTTCATCCAGTAATTTGGCTTCCAAAAAGGCGGCTACCAGTTGTCCCCCTCCTAGAAGCCAAACGTCACCCTCGGATTCACGCTGCAACCTAGGAATAAGAGTAGTGATGTCCTCATCCGTAAACACCACGTGAGGAGCAGGGGCGTGTTCCGTGCGGGATAGGACGTAGCACGGCTTATCGGCATAAGGAAAGTCTTCAGACAGTGTGAGTACCTCTTCATACGTGAGTCGCCCCATGACGACTGTCCCTACTGTCTTATAAAACGCACCGATTCCGTTATCGCCTCCGTCGCCTTCGACATCAAAGAGCCAATCTACCGAACCGTCAAGCTTGGCGATATAGCCATCCAAGCTTATAGCAATGTACAGCACTACTTTATTGTTTTTCATATTCAAATCGCTCCTTTCTAACAAGTATGATACATTTAAACTACGACAAAATATGACGTAATTAGGTGAAGAAAATGAATGATCGCAGGCTTGCGATAATGCGAATATTGGACTCAAGAAAAAAATTCACCGCTCGTGAATTGGCTGAACGTTTCCATGTATCGGTACGCACGATTCAGCGAGACCTAGATGATTTGCAGCAGAAAGGCTTTCCGCTGTATACAGAAGTGGGTGCACACGGGGGCTACCGTGTTCTTCCTAACAGAATCTTGCCGCCGCTGCAACTTACGCAGCATGAGGCGCTTGGTCTGTTTATGATGATCGAGTATTTGGAGCAGGTGCCCGACTTTCCGTTTGGCTCGATACGCGCTTATCTGGCGGAGCATTACTTTTCAAGTTTGCCCGATGATGTGCAAGATATGATTACTCGTATGAGG harbors:
- a CDS encoding L-lactate dehydrogenase gives rise to the protein MSNLTRGDKVVLIGTGAVGSSYAFTLMNQGICNELVLIDLNEAKTKGDVMDLNHGVVYAPTPLKIHCGTYQDCEDAAIVVICAGAAQKPGETRLDLVNKNVAIFESIVNDVMASGFNGIFIVATNPVDILAYATWKFSGLPKERVIGSGTILDSARFRYLLSEEFGVAPTSVHAYIIGEHGDSELAVWSSANISGKLIAPSLTDEKKEALFVQVRDAAYTIIESKGATYYGIAMGLARITKAILHNEEAVLSVGSLLEGEYGHRDVYIGVPTIINRSGRKDIVELSLNEDEQAKLANSVNVLKDIQAPYWNAYKGG
- a CDS encoding SRPBCC family protein, with amino-acid sequence MKQWSREIEINSSIEHVWSYLNGSLEQMQKIMPQVVDNTPVHLTDEVVGSVYRQKYKEGKRIEEYDVHTLEYLNQANDKKMKIGFTLANMFEITALYELHRVNDQTTKLKYTATNKALKWYAKLFMIFANEKVVVTFLENVKKVAESEAPASRT
- a CDS encoding dihydrofolate reductase family protein; the protein is MKNNKVVLYIAISLDGYIAKLDGSVDWLFDVEGDGGDNGIGAFYKTVGTVVMGRLTYEEVLTLSEDFPYADKPCYVLSRTEHAPAPHVVFTDEDITTLIPRLQRESEGDVWLLGGGQLVAAFLEAKLLDELEITIIPKVLGEGIPLFPTGTVPSTLRLTDMKRMGQMVSLIYKANKN